A single Cucumis melo cultivar AY chromosome 4, USDA_Cmelo_AY_1.0, whole genome shotgun sequence DNA region contains:
- the LOC103503793 gene encoding uncharacterized protein LOC103503793 has product MKIGGFWIGSFRLGKSMENSLENSHGTDIPKKSRSLDLKSLYESKVSKEVQNKRLKRKARAEDGDGQKNERRNRKKVSLSNFSSIYSRSRKSLDEVYDAGLGSSGHDSKKALKSESRDKLNSSSEFNEVPLILDENVMHIPKRKRGGFVRRKKSLDGQILKPSGQLDAKAGSLDDKAGTVDQIAKSSVKDSSDQVECCKTNRKLAFKDLKEKEQKELSSAQHLKKEDGQADQLTRENELNPASCLKEEGEHIDHSVVKPVSPSSKKSQKNVRKRKISGSRSKSNSKEGEASISPSTKRRDGFPEDDEENLEENAARMLSSRFDPNCTGFSSNTKGSLPPTNGLSFLLSSGHDNVSRIFKPGLESASVDAAGRVLRPRKQRKEKKSSRKRRHFYEILFGDLDAAWVLNRRIKVFWPLDQIWYYGLVNDYDKERKLHHVKYDDRDEEWIDLQNERFKLLLLPSEVPGREERRKSAVGNDLANEKGRSRSRKGKETDAVILEDDCNTSSYMDSEPIISWLARSTNRNKSSPSHNSKRQKTSSLSSKSGSQANENPANLLVKSSGLAERLADVDGQEKSASETTTCSTTRKLPIVYFRKRFRNIGTEIPHKRETDFASRRTHASLAFSFSNVEIDDVEEPDISPRRSEAHRLLWCVDDAGLLQLAIPLMEVGQLRFELSIPEYSFWNVTSSAETFWLFHLAMLIQHGTLTLLWPKVQLEMLFVDNVVGLRFLLFEGCLMQAVAFIFLVLKLFQSPGKQGRYADFQFPITSIRFKFSCLQDIGKQLVFAFYNFSELKNSKWVHLDRLKKYCLISKQLPLTECTYDNIKKLQNSKTQFRASPFCGRSSSVKGTQKISSLGINLKGAACVNSGHSNLCSNETKRNFPAFAISFTAAPTFFLSLHLKLLMERCVAHLSLQHHDSIEHQENYGRLTVDDMLTDDCANSLSTSSKASDRWNSCPQSDLGTGISDCEDGDGVQSSQYKRSTPVAPTCAGSQDTDKASNDVKRRIRPAGKNISGKTMPLPKVARSDKDSFLNDLSVEIPSFQPLDGELHGPQQSMDVGWNGNAGVIPSPNPTAPRSTWHRNKNNSTSLGLASHGWSDGKSSFINSLGNRTKKPRTQVSYSLPFGGFDYSSKSRNSHPKAIPSKRIRRASEKRSDVARGSKRNLELLSCDANVLITLGDRGWRECGARVVLEVFDHNEWKLAVKLSGITKYSYKAHQFLQPGSTNRYTHAMMWKGGKDWILEFPDRSQWAIFKELHEECYNRNIRAASVKNIPIPGVCLLEENDEYVAEIAYMRNPSKYFRQVETDVEMALNPARVLYDMDSDDEQWIKDIGTSSEVGSNSGLGEVSSEVFEKTVDAFEKAAYSQQRVEFTDDEIAEVMNETLLSGLTKAIFEYWQQKRRRKGMPLIRHLQPPLWETYQQQLKDWECTINKSNTSFCNGYHEKAASVEKPPMFAFCLKPRGLEVFNKGSKQRSHRKFSVSGHSNSIAYDHEGLHGFGRRLNGFSLGDDKMAYIGHNYEFLEDSPLIHTSSSLFSPRLEGGILSNDGLERNFLPKLHKSKSRKYGAWASPYDSGMASFNQRMIGKRDGLNRWNNGYSEWSSPRRYPFDGSQRQILEQLEGSDVDEFRLRDASGAAQHARNMAKLKREKARRLLYRADLAIHKAVVAIMTAEAMKAASEDDSNGDG; this is encoded by the exons ATGAAAATTGGGGGTTTCTGGATTGGGAGTTTTCGTTTGGGGAAGTCGATGGAAAATAGCTTAGAAAACTCACATGGTACTGATATACCGAAGAAATCGAGATCTTTGGATCTCAAGAGTTTGTACGAATCAAAGGTCTCCAAAGAGGTTCAGAATAAGAGGTTGAAGAGAAAGGCCCGGGCAGAGGATGGTGATGGGCAGAAGAACGAGAGGAGAAATAGGAAAAAAGTGTCCCTCAGTAATTTTAGTAGTATTTATAGTAGGAGCAGGAAGAGTTTGGACGAAGTGTATGATGCTGGGCTAGGTTCAAGTGGGCATGATTCAAAGAAGGCCTTAAAGTCAGAGTCAAGAGACAAGTTAAATAGCAGTAGTGAGTTTAACGAAGTTCCACTTATTTTAGATGAAAATGTTATGCACATTCCTAAGCGTAAGAGGGGTGGTTTTGTTAGGAGAAAGAAATCTCTTGATGGTCAGATTTTGAAACCATCTGGGCAATTGGATGCTAAAGCTGGGTCATTGGATGATAAAGCTGGTACTGTGGATCAGATTGCTAAATCTAGTGTCAAAGATTCAAGTGATCAGGTGGAATGCTGTAAGACTAATAGAAAGCTTGCATTCAAAGATTTAAAGGAGAAAGAGCAGAAGGAGTTGAGCTCAGCTCAGCATCTGAAGAAGGAAGATGGGCAGGCTGACCAGTTGACTAGAGAAAATGAATTAAATCCTGCTTCGTGTTTGAAGGAGGAAGGTGAGCATATTGATCATTCAGTTGTAAAGCCTGTAAGTCCGTCATccaaaaaatctcaaaagaaTGTCAGGaaaagaaagatttctggatCCAGGAGCAAAAGTAATTCAAAGGAGGGTGAGGCATCCATATCACCATCTACTAAGCGGCGTGATGGCTTCCCAGAAGATGATGAAGAGAATCTTGAGGAGAATGCTGCGAGAATGTTATCATCAAGATTTGATCCAAATTGTACTGGGTTTTCGTCAAACACGAAGGGCTCTTTGCCGCCAACAAATGGGTTATCCTTTTTGTTGTCTTCTGGACATGATAATGTTAGTCGTATTTTTAAGCCTGGTTTGGAATCTGCATCAGTTGATGCTGCTGGAAGAGTATTGAGGCCTAggaagcaaaggaaagaaaaaaaaagttcacGGAAAAGACGccatttttatgaaattttatttgggGACTTGGATGCAGCCTGGGTATTGAACAGGAGGATCAAAGTCTTTTGGCCTTTGGACCAAATCTGGTACTACGGGCTCGTGAATGACTATGATAAAGAAAGGAAGCTTCATCATGTTAAATATGATGACCGTGATGAAGAATGGATTGATCTTCAAAACGAAAGGTTCAAACTGTTGCTGCTTCCTAGTGAAGTTCCTGGTAGGGAAGAACGTAGGAAGTCAGCAGTGGGAAATGATCTTGCTAATGAGAAAGGGAGATCAAGGTCcaggaaaggaaaagaaaccgATGCTGTGATTTTGGAGGATGATTGCAATACTAGTAGCTATATGGATTCCGAGCCAATCATCTCTTGGTTGGCTCGATCTACTAACCGCAACAAATCGTCTCCCTCTCATAATTCAAAGAGGCAGAAAACTTCCAGCTTATCTTCAAAATCAGGGTCCCAGGCAAATGAAAACCCAGCAAATTTACTTGTTAAATCTTCAGGATTGGCAGAAAGATTAGCAGATGTGGATGGACAAGAGAAATCTGCTTCGGAAACAACCACTTGTTCTACGACACGCAAACTTCCGATTGTATATTTTAGGAAAAGGTTCCGCAACATAGGCACTGAAATTCCCCATAAGCGCGAAACAGATTTTGCTTCTAGAAGAACTCATGCTTCtcttgccttttctttttctaatgtTGAAATTGATGATGTGGAAGAACCAGATATTTCTCCCAGAAGGTCAGAAGCGCATAGGTTACTATGGTGTGTTGATGATGCTGGGTTATTACAGTTGGCTATTCCATTGATGGAAGTGGGGCAGCTCAGGTTTGAGCTAAGCATTCCGGAATATTCATTCTGGAATGTCACTTCTAGTGCCGAGACTTTTTGGTTATTCCATTTGGCAATGCTCATCCAACATGGTACATTGACCTTACTATGGCCAAAGGTTCAATTAGAGATGTTATTTGTAGATAATGTGGTTGGGTTGAGATTTCTTCTGTTCGAAGGTTGCTTGATGCAGGCAGTGGCTTTCATTTTCCTGGTCCTGAAATTGTTTCAGTCACCTGGTAAACAGGGAAGGTATGCTGATTTTCAATTTCCCATCACCTCCATCAGGTTCAAATTCTCATGCCTTCAGGATATAGGAAAGCAGCTTGTGTTTGCGTTCTATAACTTCTCAGAATTAAAAAATTCTAAGTGGGTTCACCTAGACAGGCTGAAGAAGTATTGCTTAATTTCTAAGCAGCTTCCATTAACCGAATGCACCTACGATAATATCAAAAAGCTTCAAAATAGCAAAACTCAGTTCCGTGCATCTCCATTTTGTGGCCGGTCTTCCTCTGTAAAG GGCACACAGAAGATTAGTAGTCTTGGTATCAACCTCAAAGGAGCTGCCTGCGTGAACAGTGGTCACTCTAATTTGTGTTCCAATGAAACAAAAAGAAACTTTCCAGCTTTTGCTATTTCTTTTACTGCTGCACCTACCTTTTTCCTGAGTTTGCATCTCAAGCTGCTTATGGAACGGTGTGTGGCTCATTTAAGTTTGCAACATCATGATTCGATAGAGCATCAGGAAAATTATGGTAGATTGACTGTAGATGATATGTTGACGGATGACTGTGCTAATAGTCTTAGTACGTCATCAAAGGCATCTGATAGATGGAATTCCTGTCCTCAGTCAGATTTAGGGACTGGTATCTCCGATTGTGAGGATGGAGATGGGGTACAGTCCTCTCAGTATAAAAGAAGTACTCCTGTTGCTCCGACTTGTGCAGGGTCTCAGGATACAGACAAGGCCAGCAATGATGTCAAGAGGCGGATTCGACCAGCGGGCAAGAACATATCGGGGAAAACAATGCCTTTACCTAAGGTGGCTAGATCTGATAAAGATTCATTTTTGAATGACCTTAGTGTTGAGATTCCATCATTTCAGCCTTTGGATGGGGAGTTGCACGGCCCTCAGCAGTCCATGGATGTAGGATGGAATGGAAATGCTGGTGTCATTCCCAGCCCTAACCCAACGGCACCACGCAGCACTTGGCATCGAAATAAGAATAACTCAACATCACTTGGATTAGCCTCACATGGATGGTCAGATGGAAAGAGTTCTTTTATCAACAGTTTGGGAAATAGGACCAAGAAACCCCGAACACAGGTGTCTTACTCATTGCCTTTTGGAGGTTTTGATTATAGCTCAAAGAGCAGAAACTCTCACCCTAAAGCAATTCCTTCCAAGCGAATTAGAAGGGCAAGTGAAAAAAGGTCGGATGTGGCTAGAGGATCCAAAAGGAACTTAGAACTACTCTCATGTGATGCGAATGTGTTAATTACACTTGGTGATAGAGGTTGGAGGGAATGTGGAGCAAGGGTGGTATTGGAGGTATTTGATCACAATGAGTGGAAGCTTGCTGTGAAACTctcaggaattactaaatacTCTTACAAGGCTCATCAATTTTTGCAGCCTGGATCTACAAATCGATACACACATGCCATGATGTGGAAGGGAGGAAAGGATTGGATCCTGGAGTTTCCAGATAGGAGCCAGTGGGCAATCTTCAAGGAGTTGCATGAGGAGTGTTACAATCGAAACATTAGAGCAGCCTCCGTTAAGAATATTCCAATTCCTGGTGTTTGCTTGTTAGAAGAAAATGATGAATATGTAGCAGAAATTGCATATATGCGGAATCCTTCTAAGTACTTCCGGCAGGTAGAAACAGATGTTGAAATGGCTTTGAATCCAGCCCGCGTCTTGTATGACATGGATAGTGATGACGAGCAGTGGATCAAGGATATTGGAACTTCTTCGGAAGTTGGAAGTAATAGTGGCTTGGGGGAGGTTTCAAGTGAGGTGTTTGAGAAGACGGTGGATGCATTTGAGAAGGCTGCATACTCTCAGCAACGTGTTGAGTTCACAGATGATGAGATAGCTGAGGTGATGAATGAAACTTTGTTGTCAGGTTTGACGAAGGCCATTTTTGAGTATTGGCAGCAGAAAAGGAGGCGGAAGGGAATGCCTTTAATTCGACATCTTCAG CCTCCTCTTTGGGAAACCTATCAACAGCAATTAAAAGATTGGGAGTGTACAATTAACAAAAGCAACACCAGTTTCTGCAATGGATATCATGAGAAGGCTGCATCAGTTGAGAAACCACCAATGTTTGCATTCTGTTTGAAACCCCGAGGCTTGGAAGTCTTCAATAAAGGCTCTAAGCAAAGGTCGCACCGGAAGTTTTCGGTGTCTGGTCATAGCAATTCCATCGCTTATGATCATGAAGGATTGCATGGTTTTG GTAGAAGATTGAATGGGTTTAGCCTTGGGGACGATAAGATGGCCTATATTGGCCATAACTATGAGTTTTTGGAAGATTCTCCTTTGATTCACACGTCGTCCAGTTTATTTTCGCCACGACTTGAAGGCGGCATTTTGAGTAATGATGGGTTGGAGAGGAATTTTCTACCAAAACTTCACAAGAGCAAGTCCAGGAAGTATGGGGCATGGGCTTCTCCATACGACTCGGGGATGGCTTCCTTCAATCAGAGAATGATTGGAAAGAGAGACGGGCTAAATAGGTGGAACAATGGTTATTCTGAGTGGTCAAGCCCACGGCGTTATCCATTTGATGGGTCTCAAAGGCAGATCCTCGAACAATTGGAAGGTTCCGATGTTGACGAGTTCAGGCTCCGCGATGCATCTGGTGCTGCTCAACATGCACGCAATATGGCTAAGCTCAAGAGAGAGAAGGCCAGGCGATTGCTATACAGAGCGGACCTTGCGATTCACAAGGCAGTGGTTGCTATCATGACCGCTGAAGCAATGAAAGCTGCTTCCGAGGATGACTCCAATGGTGATGGATAA
- the LOC103503794 gene encoding stress response protein NST1-like isoform X2 has protein sequence MVGGGSRRDEGSLVINNTNVFAALETLRKKKKSDKERKNKGSSKSQSSQPKEPEPQVFWAPAPLTSKSWADVDDEDDDDYYATTAPPQAVWGSSEAHESKERPSNAEESESDDDILDEVDYELEDEHEHEHEHEHEHEPEVPVHPEPSVKKVPEASVAPKEAERQLSKKERKKKELAELDALLADFGVSQKDSNSQDESHVQEKRDGESNGDGEKKENAPSESKSAKKKKKKEKKEIKDQDQKNNSDVNTGPDELTGNGDVEEDTSAVDVKERLKKVTSMKKKKSNKEMDSAAKAAAVEAAARSARLAAAKKKDKNHYNQQPVR, from the exons ATGGTCGGTGGTGGAAGCAGGAGGGACGAGGGTTCTTTGGTTATCAACAACACCAATGTTTTTGCAGCCCTTGAGACTcttaggaagaagaagaagtctgACAAGGAACGCAAGAATAAAGGGTCATCTAAGTCTCAGTCGTCCCAGCCTAAGGAACCTGAACCTCAAGTTTTTTGGGCACCAGCTCCATTAACTTCAAAATCATGGGCTGATGTcgatgatgaagatgatgacGATTACTATGCCACCACTGCTCCGCCCCAGGCTGTGTGGGGCTCCTCAGAGGCTCATGAGAGCAAGGAGAGGCCGAGCAATGCAGAG GAGAGTGAGAGTGATGATGACATTCTCGATGAAGTTGATTATGAGCTTGAGGATGAACACGAACACGAGCATGAGCATGAGCATGAGCATGAACCAGAGGTTCCTGTGCATCCTGAGCCATCTGTGAAGAAGGTTCCTGAAGCCTCTGTGGCACCAAAGGAGGCTGAGAGGCAACTTTCCAAgaaggaaaggaagaagaaggaactTGCTGAACTTGATGCACTTCTGGCTGATTTTGGAGTAAGCCAGAAAGACAGCAACAGTCAAGACGAGTCTC ATGTGCAAGAAAAGAGAGATGGAGAATCCAATGGGGATGGGGAGAAGAAGGAAAATGCCCCTTCAGAGTCCAAAAGTgccaagaagaagaagaagaaggaaaagaaggaGATCAAAGATCAGGATCAGAAAAACAATTCTGATGTTAACACTGGGCCAGATGAACTTACTGGAAATGGTGATGTGGAGGAAGATACATCAGCAGTTGATGTGAAGGAGCGGCTTAAGAAGGTGACGtctatgaagaagaagaaatctaACAAAGAGATGGACTCAGCTGCCAAAGCTGCCGCCGTTGAGGCTGCAGCGAGGAGTGCAAGACTTGCAGCtgcaaaaaagaaagataagaaCCATTACAACCAACAGCCTGTGCGGTAA
- the LOC103503794 gene encoding stress response protein NST1-like isoform X1 encodes MVGGGSRRDEGSLVINNTNVFAALETLRKKKKSDKERKNKGSSKSQSSQPKEPEPQVFWAPAPLTSKSWADVDDEDDDDYYATTAPPQAVWGSSEAHESKERPSNAEESESDDDILDEVDYELEDEHEHEHEHEHEHEPEVPVHPEPSVKKVPEASVAPKEAERQLSKKERKKKELAELDALLADFGVSQKDSNSQDESRDVQEKRDGESNGDGEKKENAPSESKSAKKKKKKEKKEIKDQDQKNNSDVNTGPDELTGNGDVEEDTSAVDVKERLKKVTSMKKKKSNKEMDSAAKAAAVEAAARSARLAAAKKKDKNHYNQQPVR; translated from the exons ATGGTCGGTGGTGGAAGCAGGAGGGACGAGGGTTCTTTGGTTATCAACAACACCAATGTTTTTGCAGCCCTTGAGACTcttaggaagaagaagaagtctgACAAGGAACGCAAGAATAAAGGGTCATCTAAGTCTCAGTCGTCCCAGCCTAAGGAACCTGAACCTCAAGTTTTTTGGGCACCAGCTCCATTAACTTCAAAATCATGGGCTGATGTcgatgatgaagatgatgacGATTACTATGCCACCACTGCTCCGCCCCAGGCTGTGTGGGGCTCCTCAGAGGCTCATGAGAGCAAGGAGAGGCCGAGCAATGCAGAG GAGAGTGAGAGTGATGATGACATTCTCGATGAAGTTGATTATGAGCTTGAGGATGAACACGAACACGAGCATGAGCATGAGCATGAGCATGAACCAGAGGTTCCTGTGCATCCTGAGCCATCTGTGAAGAAGGTTCCTGAAGCCTCTGTGGCACCAAAGGAGGCTGAGAGGCAACTTTCCAAgaaggaaaggaagaagaaggaactTGCTGAACTTGATGCACTTCTGGCTGATTTTGGAGTAAGCCAGAAAGACAGCAACAGTCAAGACGAGTCTCGTG ATGTGCAAGAAAAGAGAGATGGAGAATCCAATGGGGATGGGGAGAAGAAGGAAAATGCCCCTTCAGAGTCCAAAAGTgccaagaagaagaagaagaaggaaaagaaggaGATCAAAGATCAGGATCAGAAAAACAATTCTGATGTTAACACTGGGCCAGATGAACTTACTGGAAATGGTGATGTGGAGGAAGATACATCAGCAGTTGATGTGAAGGAGCGGCTTAAGAAGGTGACGtctatgaagaagaagaaatctaACAAAGAGATGGACTCAGCTGCCAAAGCTGCCGCCGTTGAGGCTGCAGCGAGGAGTGCAAGACTTGCAGCtgcaaaaaagaaagataagaaCCATTACAACCAACAGCCTGTGCGGTAA